agagcggtcttagtgccagcatccctctgtggtggtaaataaacagccacgaagaGTATAGATGAAAATTCTCTAGGCAAATAGTGTGGTCTGCattttatcacaatatactctactttaGGTgggcaaaatctagagacttccttagatttcatgcacctgctgttgtttacaaatatgcacagaccgcccccccTCATCTTACTAGAGTGTGCTGTTCTGTCTTGCTGGTGCAGCGTATATcctgctagctgaatatccatgtcatcattcagccacgaatccgtgaaacataagatattacagtttttgatgtcccgttggtaggatatttgtgATCCTATCTCGTTTCATTTATTGTCCAATGTTTGCATGTTGGCGAGTAATAATGGCAGCTTTCCCTCTCGCCTTCTGCGGATCCTTATGAGGCACCCCGCTCTGTGTCCTCTATACCTGCGTctcttcctcttgcaaataactgGGATGTTGGCCATGTCGGGTGTTCGGAGAATgtcctgcttgttgaagaaaaaaatctttgtctaatccgaggtgagtgttCGCTGTCCTCATATCCACGTggaaaaaaacacataatagcacaattggttgggcgcccgtaaaactgctgccatttcttccgggACCATTTTTTCAaatggccttcatggtcaaattgctgcaaagaaatcactactaaaggacacccatAATAAGAAGAtacttacttgggccaagaaacacgagcaatggacattataccagtggaaatgtgtcctttagtctgagtccaaatttgtcttggtgagacagagtaggtgaatgggtgatctctgcatgtgtggttaccactgtgaagcatggaggaggaggtgtgttggtgtgtttttttttgtgctggtgacaccgtctgatttatttagatttcaaagcacacttaaccagcatggctattaCATTCTGccgtgatacgccatcccacctggttGGCACCTTTGAATGGGACGGTGTGTATATATAATCTAATGAAGTTGGCTCTATAAAATTAATAGATGCCATTCGGGGAGACTAAAGATAAATAATCCACTTGGTTAGAGacattaaaaaaaacaagttTATTAAGTATTACATGAATGGGGGGAAAAAATATATTGTGTCAAATCGCCAATTGGCAAGCCATCCCTTATGGGATTAACTGACACATAAACAAGCATTACAATAATTCACCAGGGTAGTTAAGTGATGATGATTCTTCCCATTTTCTCTGCATTGTGCATCGCATAAAGAGTGGGGAGGAAAAAATATCAATACATAGTAGTAAATAAGCTTATCCAAACAATAATTATATCCCTAGAGCAGTAAAATAATATaccgttgaagtcagaagtttacatgcacttaggttggagtcattaaaactcgtttttcaaccactccacaaatttcttgttggcCTCTTTCGGATCcggtcccacctcgacaacatccggtgaaattgcagagtgccaaattcaaattaaattactataaatatttaactttcataaaatcacaagtgcaatacgtCAAAATAAAGATtaacttgttaatccagccgctgtgtcagatttcaaaaacgctttacggcgaaagcaaaccatgcgattatctgaggacagcgcccagcaGACACAACTTTACATACAGTTACCAGCCAAGTAGActagtcacgaaagtcagaaatagcaataaaattaatcacttacttAATCACATAATcattcctcaggttgtttttagcctaaataatcgataatatttcaaccggacaatagcgtcgtcaatataaaataaaaacaagaaaggCGCGCTCTCGGGATTGCGCACTAAACAGGTTGGAGATTTTCCACTGACCTCTCAAAatataaacactctaaataggtcaggagccagacaggtAGCCTAAGAAAGAACAAACAGTTTTTTTTAGGCTATATTAGTtcaattatttcaaggctatagcttacaaataaataaattgagAAGCATTTGCGAGTACGAAACACTAGGCTACATTTCGTTGTATTAAATAGTCTATAAATTGCACATGTAGGCTGTGACTTACTTAATTAAATACAATTTAAATGAAAAATGCCTTATTAGGCACCATCTAcagtgcctttaaaaaaaattttttttgggggggtagaGTCTGTGGCTTCAAGCTCATGCAATGGTGCCTGGCAAGCAGGCCAGCAGTGGAGAATACCCTCTGAGAGcttgcagagccactggggatgtTTAACACCCTTCGGGCCACTTTTTCCAGGCTGGGCAGGGATGTTTAGttgttttttattcatttttcTATTGGTAGGCCAAAAGGATTAGTTAAAACAGAAAGCTCCTCGAAAGAGATAATATATGCCAGAAACAATGATAGCCTATTGTATCGATGAGTTTTTCCCAacatttttgattttttttggTTAGTGTACCACCAACTAAATTTTGCTCTGTCCCGAGTACCCTATGGTCTCATGAATTTTCACAAGTACCCtgtgtggataggccaagtacccctaGGGGCCTAGTACTCCtcgttgggaaccactggtataGATGGAAAATTAACAAAACTTCTAAGAGATCAGATTTTTTgtttataaatactttgctacaatgacacacttGCTAGCGACCCACCTCGTTCCTTTCTGTTAGAATGTGCACGTACTAAGTACACCATCATGCTTTCAGGGTACctgtcttttcagattccacaataATTCTGTaattgtggacactacatcaccacactccctctatTGCTCTTACAGTACTCCTCCTCAtttgtaagtcaccttgatttttctcctgtgtgttttatcagtttctttatgaaaatatttagcatACTAGATGACAAtagctaaagcaaggggctatagcagcacacaagtagactacaaatGCTGGGCCGGGCATGCCCTGAGTCGCTACTGTGCTAGAAGTCTGACACTCCTGCCTTTGGGAAACTCGCCCcttgctccagtcaaattgggcgtgctccactcctctcttcagcTTCGCTCACATAAGTTGCTATCAGCAGACAGCGTTCCGACGGAgtgtagccagccagccaactTTCCTCTGGTAAAATTCAAGATTAACTTtaagcaaaacattaggaaatgtagctggctactTTCTTTCTATGATAAACATTACAAATATACTAcaggaccaaaagtatgtggacacctgctcgtcaaacatcccattccaaaatcatggacattaatatgcaTTTGGTTCCTCCTTTGTTATAACATTCtttactcttctgggaaggctttccactagatgttggaacattgctgcagggactttcttccattcagccacgagagcattagtaaggtcgggcactgatgttgggcgattaggccttgctcacagtcggcattctaatttatcccaaaggtgttcgatggggttgaggtcagggttctgtgcaggccagtcaagttcttctacaccaatctcgacaaaccatttctggacctcactttgtgcacgggggcattggcATGCTGaatcaggaaagggccttccacaaagttggaagcacagaaatgtctagaatgtcattgtatgcggtagcgttaagatttcccttcactggaactaggggtcctaaccctaacactaaaaaacatccccagaccattattcctcctccaccaaactttacatttggcactatgcattcgggcaggtagcgtccTCCTGGTATCCGCCAAACAAAGATTTGTACTTTGGACTGCCagatgaagcgtgattcatcactccaaagaacgcctttccactgctccagagtctaatggcggcgagctttacaccactccagccgagtGGTAGTTttttgcatggtgatcttaggcttgtgtgcccctgctcggccatggaaacccatttcatgaagctcccgacgaacagttcttgtgctgacgttgctttcagaagcagtttggaattcggtagtgagtgttgcaaccaaatacttttttacGTGCAATGCAGTTCGGCACTCGGTGGTGCTGTCttgagcttgtgtagcctaccactttgcagttgagctgttgttgctcctagacgtttccatttcacaataacagcacttacagatgACTGGGGCAGCACTGgcagggcagatatttgacgaactgacttgttggaaagtaaatgtaaatgatgaatgTAAATGTAGCATCCTATGACTTTTCCACGCTGAAAGTcacagctcttcagtaaggccattctattgccaatttttgtctatggctattgcatggctgtgtgcctgATTTGTATACATCTGTCGgtaatgggtgtggctgaaatcgctgaatccactaatttaaagGGGTGTCCACGTACTTTTGTATGTATAGTGTATAATGGCCATGCATTGTTTTTGCACAAAATACTTTGCTTTTTCATTTTAAACTCATTTACTAATTTATTGTGGCTGCCAGCCAAATAGCATTGTACTTCTGTTGTAATCTGTTTAAAATTAAGCAATTTTCTGCAgaatgtgttgcactaatgtattttctgagAAGGAAAACTATAGTTGCATATCCCTGATCACTCTATTGAAGCAAAGAAAACACTGTTGACTTTGAATATAAAAACGACACCTGTCAATAGACCGCTGAAATGGTGAAATGAAGAACCtgcttaacctttttgggatggggggcagcattttcacttttggatgaatagcgtgcccagagtgaactgcctcctactctgtcccaggtagctcagttggtagagcatggcgcttgtaacgccagggtagtgggttcgatccccgggaccacccatacgtagaatgtatgcacacatgactgtaagtcgctttggataaaagcgtctgctaaatggcatatattattattattattataatatatgcatattagtattggatagaaaacactgacgtttctaaaactgtttgaatgatgtctgtgagtataacagaactcatatggcaggtgaaaacctgagaaaaatccaaccacatctgaggcttgtagtttttcaaagcttggcctactgagtacacattgagatatggatgaggttgcacttcctagggcttccattaagatgtcaaccgtcttttgaaagttgaatgaggattctactataaattattcgaactcaatcagcatggcCGAGTGATCTCCAGTCTTGTCCTCgttaacactcacacctgtgttaacgagagaatcactgacatgtcagctggtccttttgtggcggggctgaaatgcagtggaaatgtatttttgggattcagttcatttgcatggcaaagagggactttgcaattaattgcaattcatttgatcactcttcataacattctgtagtatatgcaaattgcaatCATACAAgttgaggcagcagactttgaaaatgtatatttgtgtcattctcaacttttggccacgactatagAGAAGCGGAAACATGAAAGATAACCTGAATGGGTTGCTGTGtcaaattttgactggtactgtatacatattTTTTCTTTGCTTAATAGGtagggctcaaaacaggtggggctcttcCACTGGGTTGATGGgtaaaatatccctttgagcatggtgcagttattaattaCTATTTGGATGGTGTATGAATACAAACagccactacaaagatacaggcacccTTCCTTACTCAGTTgcctgagaggaaggaaaccgctcaaggaTGGATCAAgagcattgtagttactccacaatactaacataaatgacaGAATGAAAATAAGTAAGCCTGTAcacaatacaaatattccaaaacatgcatcctgtttgcaataagtcaCTTAAGTTagactgcaaaaaatgtggggaAGAAATTCACTTTTTGCCCAGactacaaagcgttatgtttgaggcaaatccaatacaCCACATCACTGAGTACACGTCTTCATATttacaagcatggtggtgactgcatcatgttatgggtatgcttgtcattggcatgGATAAGGGAGTTTTTtaagataaaaagaaacagaatagagctaagcatacgcaaaatcctagaggaagacTTGGTcctgtctgctttccaacagacactgagtAACAAATTCCCCTTTTAAGCAGGACgattacctaaaacacaaggcaaaaTAAATATACTGGatttgggaaagggggatacctagtcagttgtacaactgaatgccttcaatttaaatgtgtcttccgcatttaacccaacccctctgaatcggagCGTTGCGAGGAGCTTccttaattgacatccacgtcttcggcgcccggggaacagtgggttaactgccttgctcaggggcagaatgacagatttttaccttgtcagttcggggattcgattgaacaaccttttggttactggcctaacgctctaaccatGAGTTGCTTACCATGACAACATTCAATCATCCTGATTGGCCTAATTACAGtattgacttaaatcggcttgaaaatggCTTTCTAGCAATGATCATCAACCAACctcagagcttgaagaattttttgAAGAATAAATGGCAAATTTTGTACAATCCATGTGTGCAAAACTCTTAGATACTTACTCAAAGATTCACAGCTGCAATCACTGCCAAAGGCGATTCTAACATGTCTTGAATAcatgttgaatacttatctaatctaGTTATATTAGTGATTTATTTtccataaaaaataaatattacaTTTTTCTTCCACTTCGACATTGAGTAATTTATGAATattgttgacaaaaaatgacaatGAAGTCCCTTTTTAATTATTCTCTTTGGCAGGAGAGAGGCCAGACTGTCACTCTGACAGCGAAAAGAGTCCTTCGGGGGAACCAGACCCAGAGACGTCCAAATCAGCAGGAAgacaccactgctcccagtgtggaaagagttttactctgctatggaacctgAAAATACATAAGAGAATACACTCCGGAGAGAAGCcataccactgctcccaatgtggaatgACTTTTACCTGGTTAGGTAGTCTGAAAACGCATGAGAGggcacacacaggagaaaaacctttccaatgttcccactgtggaaagagttttacccagttAGGGGACCTGAATAGGCACGAGAGGACGCATAGAGAAGAGAAGCCCTaccaatgctcccagtgtggaaaaagTTTTAGGTGGTTAGTGAGCCTGAAAacacatgagagaatacacacaggagaaaagccttaccactgttcccactgtggaaagagttttagggGGTCAGTGAGCCTGAAAcagcatgagagaatacacacaggagagaagccttaccactgttccCACTGTGAAAAGAGTTTTAGGTGGTTAGGTACCTTGAATTTGCATGAGAGGAcccacacaggagaaaagccataCAAATGCTCcctgtgtggaaagagttttaccaagTTATGGGGCCTGAGTAGGCATAAGAGGACACATACAAGGGGGGATAGCACCTACCACTGCTCCTTGTGTGGAAAGAGATTTACCCAGTTAGTGGCCTTGAAAGAGCatgaaataatacatacaaatacacagGAGGGGAAGACATACCACTGTTCTCATTGTGGAAAGACATTTTCCCAGTCAGAGGCCCTGAAATCacatgagagaatagagaggTTGTGTTCTGACTTATGTTTTTGACTGTGGTATTTTTTTATGGGACATGAAATAGTCATTACTTAGGTTGTTGTTTTTTCCATCTTGAGATGTGATCATGTCTAAAAATCTGATTTAAATATTTTAATGTGTATTTCATTTTGATTGATTGGATACAAGTATAAACCCTCCAATGCTGTTCATTATGTTATTTTGATATTgcaaaatgtgaattattatataAGTAAGTAGCCTTGCAGGAGCCTAGGCTTCTCTGAGCCAGAACggctcataggagcaggagccTTTCTCCtatttctgtagtgtgaggcaccTTGATGCAGTCTATTTAATGATTATATAGATTAATGGAATTTTGTATTTCTTGATTCTAACCTCTTGAATTTGAAATATGATTTGGGTATTGCTAAGTTAATTTGATTGGGAACACTATTACAGTTGCGGCCAAATATATAGGCACCCTTGCACTTTTCTTGAATAATTCCCTATTTCTTCTAAAGTAAGTTGAAATTGAAAGAATATTTTGGTCTCCACATCTATTGGGATTTTCAACATTATGGAACCAATTTTACTTGTGTAAACATACATTTACAATTTTAATTCAGAAAATAAAGCCATGGCATGGACAAAGTTCTTGGCAGCCCGGAGCTATTACTTGGTTGCACTATATATATTTGACAGCAACTGTGTATGATTTGTATATTGCAAAATGTAAATGACTAAATCGTTGAATTGAGTGTGCATTTCTTGATTCTAACCTTGTAGCCTCTTGAAATTAGTAGTTTCATTGAGTTAATTGTTCAACCAGTCATCAAGCTAAAGGAATATAAAAATGTGTTACGTTCTGATAACATTGATACGTTGTTGACATGGGAACATTCATGAGGTAGTGAATGTTTTTCATCAGTATCATTCCACCATGTCAGAGTACACAGATGCtgactgtaaaaaataaaaaataaataaaaaatgtgattAATGCAACACTTTTGTGTCAATAGAAATAACATGTGGAAGGCCTGCTCCATAAGTGGACGTTCATTATAGACTGTAGATTACGACATGTATGTATTGTTACATGTAGAAGGATTATATATTTACAGGCTTATTTTTAATCTGTTTATTTGACTGAATAAGAAATTGCCTTTAAATGCGGATGTGTAGTGTACTTTTTAAAATTCTTACTCATTAAGCCTGAATAATCAATCAACACATGCTGATTTTGTATGTCTcttattatattttaaaaaatacataaaattattttatttcataaaaataaatattCAACACGCACGTCTTCAACATCTTTCATTCTGATTCAGTCAGCCACCTTGGTAGCTTGCTAGGCAACATAGCTGAAACATTGGAGCTCTTTAAATGCTTTCTGTGTATATTAGTCCCTGTGTTTTAAACACACTTCTGTCCTATAGCTaatctcagcaaaaaaataaacgtcctctcactgtcaactttgtttattttcagcaaacttaacgtgtaaatatttgtatgaacataagattcaacaactgagacataaactgaacaagttccacagatgtGACTAatataaatggaataatgtgtccctgaacaaggggggggttcaaaatcaaacGTAACAGTCAGTATGGCCTGTCGGGTTCACCTTGGGGTTATGATAGGAGCTGTaccaaatgtttgatgtattattatagttggttatgcttatgttgtattaatagaagggggggggggttataagacccctccctccttacatGTATAGGGTCCTAGACTATAGATTAACAATATATTCATTATGAAGGTTTAATATTGTTCCACAGTTTTTTTCTGAGAAATGTGACTGATATCTCTTACACTCCCCTGCAGAGTTCTATGAGACTAATCAGACATTCCACTATAAATCAACTTCGGGAGTGGACATTTACTGCTGAGCTTTTAGATAACACTGAAACTCTTTATGTAGCTGTGTAGGCATGGGTTTGGTCTCATGAGTAGAAGGTAATGACATAGGACTGCAGGCATAATAAAACAACTCGGACCCTTTTCTATTTTGCAGAACCTACTCTGAAACATGCGTGCTATGTTCCtgttgtcaacttctgtctgcaattgcatgAATAAATGAATGATTGATTTACTTAAAGATATTACCTGAATGCTAATTTCACCAATGAGCCAATGATTGACAAGAAACAAGGAACGAACCCCAACAAGCCACCAGCTgtgttaagtactgcagtgcatctcctcatggactgcaccagatttgccagttcttgctgtgagatgttaccccactcttccaccaaggcacctgca
The window above is part of the Oncorhynchus gorbuscha isolate QuinsamMale2020 ecotype Even-year linkage group LG21, OgorEven_v1.0, whole genome shotgun sequence genome. Proteins encoded here:
- the LOC124008808 gene encoding zinc finger protein 501-like, whose amino-acid sequence is MLTSPTMSSLNYSSPDKEEGVCLTEKDGIWLNIVVKDEKQEEDVTVKKEEGEAVAVKQEEETFRVKEEDVTVKEEVEEKGDAVFRVKTEGEITVTSEETGDRINTRERPDCHSDSEKSPSGEPDPETSKSAGRHHCSQCGKSFTLLWNLKIHKRIHSGEKPYHCSQCGMTFTWLGSLKTHERAHTGEKPFQCSHCGKSFTQLGDLNRHERTHREEKPYQCSQCGKSFRWLVSLKTHERIHTGEKPYHCSHCGKSFRGSVSLKQHERIHTGEKPYHCSHCEKSFRWLGTLNLHERTHTGEKPYKCSLCGKSFTKLWGLSRHKRTHTRGDSTYHCSLCGKRFTQLVALKEHEIIHTNTQEGKTYHCSHCGKTFSQSEALKSHERIERLCSDLCF